Proteins co-encoded in one Flavobacterium sp. M31R6 genomic window:
- a CDS encoding aminopeptidase C, which produces MYKLPIKSFLIATTLVVGMNTMTAQDGLVNSLKVNVSEKSAESFKFTDVINLANTSIKNQGSSGTCWSYSTNSFLESEMIRMGKQPVELSQVFSARNAYVEKGKNYVRMHGAVTLGDGGELHDVTNMYKKYGAVPQEVYTGLNYGTSKNKFAEMASLTEAMLAAVVKNPNGELTPNWEKAYAAVIDSYLGQVPENFTYKGKSYTPQTFAKEVVGINPDEYVEFASYANVPLYTKTMMMVPDNWSFDLVYNVKMNDMTTIIDNALKNGYTVAWASDVSEKSFSWKNGVAYVPTKKYEEMTAEEKENMFNGPKQELEITEEIRQKAFDNYQTTDDHAMHIVGIAKDQMGKEYYIVKNSWGATNDYKGYLYVTKNFVKYKTTSLMVNKGAVPSDIAKKIGA; this is translated from the coding sequence ATGTATAAATTACCAATCAAATCGTTTCTTATCGCAACTACTTTAGTTGTTGGTATGAATACGATGACTGCTCAAGATGGATTAGTCAATTCATTGAAAGTAAATGTTAGCGAAAAAAGCGCTGAAAGTTTCAAGTTTACAGATGTAATTAATCTGGCTAATACTTCAATTAAAAATCAAGGGTCTTCAGGGACTTGTTGGAGTTATTCTACCAATTCCTTTTTAGAATCAGAAATGATTAGAATGGGAAAACAGCCCGTAGAATTATCACAAGTTTTCTCTGCTCGAAATGCTTATGTTGAAAAAGGTAAAAACTATGTGCGTATGCACGGAGCCGTAACATTGGGAGATGGCGGAGAATTGCACGACGTGACTAATATGTACAAGAAATATGGTGCTGTACCTCAAGAAGTTTATACTGGTCTGAACTATGGTACTTCAAAAAATAAGTTTGCTGAAATGGCCTCTTTGACTGAAGCTATGTTGGCAGCAGTTGTAAAAAATCCAAATGGGGAATTAACTCCTAATTGGGAAAAAGCATACGCTGCAGTAATTGATTCTTATTTGGGACAAGTTCCAGAGAATTTCACGTATAAAGGAAAAAGCTATACACCACAGACATTTGCTAAGGAAGTAGTGGGAATCAATCCAGACGAATATGTAGAATTTGCATCTTATGCTAACGTTCCGTTGTATACAAAAACGATGATGATGGTTCCTGACAACTGGTCATTTGATTTGGTTTACAATGTTAAGATGAATGATATGACTACTATCATTGATAATGCATTGAAAAATGGTTATACAGTAGCTTGGGCTTCAGATGTGAGTGAGAAAAGCTTTAGTTGGAAAAATGGGGTAGCTTATGTTCCAACCAAAAAGTATGAGGAAATGACTGCTGAAGAAAAAGAAAATATGTTCAACGGTCCAAAACAAGAATTGGAAATCACTGAAGAAATTCGTCAAAAAGCATTCGATAATTATCAAACTACAGATGATCACGCGATGCATATTGTAGGTATTGCCAAAGATCAAATGGGGAAAGAGTACTATATTGTAAAAAACTCTTGGGGAGCGACCAATGACTATAAAGGTTATTTGTATGTAACTAAGAATTTTGTAAAATACAAAACGACTTCATTGATGGTTAATAAAGGTGCTGTTCCATCTGATATTGCTAAGAAAATAGGAGCATAA
- the accB gene encoding acetyl-CoA carboxylase biotin carboxyl carrier protein — protein MDLKEIQNLIKFVANSGVAEVKLEMDDVKITIRTTLEGNVTEATYVQQLPVQNALPQAAAPQQIAPVAAAPEAPVVENAHYVTIKSPIIGTFYRKPSPDKPMFVEVGKTIAKGDVLCVIEAMKLFNEIESEISGKIVKILVDDMSPVEFDQPLFLVDPS, from the coding sequence ATGGATTTAAAAGAAATTCAAAATCTAATCAAATTTGTAGCAAATTCAGGTGTTGCAGAAGTAAAATTAGAAATGGATGATGTTAAAATCACCATCAGAACTACTTTAGAAGGAAACGTTACCGAAGCAACTTATGTACAACAATTACCTGTACAAAACGCTCTTCCTCAAGCTGCCGCTCCACAACAAATAGCTCCTGTTGCTGCTGCCCCAGAAGCTCCAGTAGTAGAAAACGCACATTATGTTACTATAAAATCACCAATTATTGGTACTTTTTACAGAAAGCCTTCTCCTGACAAACCAATGTTTGTTGAAGTGGGTAAAACAATTGCTAAAGGTGATGTTCTTTGTGTTATTGAAGCGATGAAATTATTCAATGAAATTGAATCTGAAATATCTGGTAAAATTGTAAAAATATTGGTAGACGATATGTCTCCAGTAGAATTTGACCAACCTTTATTCTTAGTAGATCCATCATAA
- the rpmF gene encoding 50S ribosomal protein L32 produces MAHPKRKISKTRRDKRRTHYKATVAQIATCPITGEAHLYHRAYWHEGKMYYRGQVVIDKSVVALA; encoded by the coding sequence ATGGCACATCCAAAGAGAAAAATCTCGAAAACTAGAAGAGACAAAAGAAGAACACATTACAAAGCTACTGTAGCTCAAATCGCCACATGTCCAATTACTGGAGAAGCACATTTATACCACAGAGCTTACTGGCATGAAGGAAAAATGTACTACAGAGGACAAGTTGTTATCGATAAATCTGTCGTAGCTCTTGCTTAA
- a CDS encoding S9 family peptidase gives MKITSLFILFLVPFLSLAQLKENTKGSNTRLSSANPQTEIILKDSDLKNQISEEKYVLINGIEQWVTIKGNRSKPIILFIHGGPGSTISPYIDVLYKDLEKDFIIVQWDQRGAGRTYGRNTPPEELTPEYLKANPLTLEQMTSDGVEVSKYLLKHLGKQKIILAGTSWGSALGVKIVTKQPDLFYAYVGHSQIVNPSIDLEFYSKIYKMAEDRNDKEALDILNSIGKPPYNRAKNVGFLFRVLKKYEKANSTPAPDNWFVLDPAYDNSIDNKNREDGDDYSFVNYVGDDKLGIQPIITTINLMRDNLEFKIPVYLIQGNEDIMTPKENSKKYFDKIQAPKKEYYLLPKAAHGFNQSVVETQYKIFKSIKTL, from the coding sequence ATGAAAATTACATCCTTATTTATTTTATTCCTTGTCCCTTTTTTATCCTTAGCACAATTAAAAGAAAACACAAAAGGCAGTAACACTCGGTTGTCATCTGCAAATCCCCAAACTGAAATTATCTTAAAAGATTCTGACCTAAAAAATCAAATTTCTGAAGAAAAATACGTTTTAATAAATGGAATAGAACAATGGGTTACCATAAAAGGGAACCGTTCAAAACCTATTATTTTGTTTATTCACGGAGGGCCAGGAAGTACAATAAGTCCTTACATTGATGTTTTATATAAAGATTTAGAAAAGGATTTTATCATTGTCCAATGGGATCAACGAGGAGCTGGAAGAACTTATGGCCGCAACACACCTCCTGAGGAATTAACCCCGGAATATTTAAAAGCTAATCCTTTAACGCTTGAACAAATGACTAGCGATGGAGTTGAAGTCTCAAAATATCTTTTGAAACATTTAGGAAAACAAAAAATCATTCTTGCCGGAACATCATGGGGTTCTGCTCTTGGAGTAAAAATAGTTACAAAACAACCAGATCTTTTTTATGCTTATGTTGGACATTCTCAAATTGTCAATCCTAGTATTGATCTAGAATTTTATTCTAAAATTTATAAAATGGCTGAAGACAGAAATGACAAAGAAGCTCTTGACATATTAAATTCTATTGGCAAACCTCCTTATAACAGAGCAAAAAATGTAGGCTTCTTATTTAGAGTTTTAAAGAAATATGAAAAAGCAAATTCAACTCCTGCTCCAGACAATTGGTTTGTGCTTGATCCAGCTTATGACAACAGTATTGACAATAAAAACAGAGAAGATGGAGACGATTATTCGTTTGTAAATTATGTTGGTGATGATAAATTAGGAATTCAACCAATAATCACAACCATTAACTTAATGAGAGATAATTTAGAATTTAAAATTCCGGTATATCTAATACAAGGCAATGAAGATATTATGACGCCAAAAGAAAACTCAAAAAAATATTTTGATAAAATTCAAGCACCTAAAAAAGAATATTATTTGTTACCAAAAGCGGCTCATGGTTTTAATCAATCAGTTGTAGAAACACAATATAAAATATTTAAGAGTATAAAAACTTTGTAA
- a CDS encoding beta-ketoacyl-ACP synthase III has product MSTITAAITAVGGYVPDFVLSNKVLETMVDTNDEWITTRTGIKERRILKDADKGTSFLAIKAAEDLIAKANIDPLEIDLILMATATADMPVASTGVYVATAIGATNAFAYDLQAACSSFLYGMSTAAAYIQSGRYKKVLLIGADKMSSIVDYKDRATCIIFGDGAGAVLFEPNYEGYGLQDEYLRSDGVGRDFLKIPAGGSLLPTTMETVNDNKHNIIQDGKTVFKYAVTNMADASELILKRNNLTNEDVNWLVPHQANKRIIDATAHRMNLEDAKVLMNIEKYGNTTSATLPLVLYDFEHVFKKGDTIIFAAFGGGFTWGSIYLTWAYDKK; this is encoded by the coding sequence ATGAGTACAATTACAGCCGCAATTACCGCAGTTGGTGGTTATGTTCCGGACTTTGTTCTTTCAAACAAAGTTCTCGAAACTATGGTCGATACAAATGATGAATGGATAACCACACGCACCGGAATTAAAGAAAGAAGAATACTGAAAGATGCCGATAAAGGAACTTCTTTTCTTGCTATAAAAGCTGCAGAAGATTTAATAGCAAAAGCAAACATTGACCCTCTCGAGATAGATTTAATTTTAATGGCAACTGCAACTGCAGACATGCCAGTAGCCTCTACAGGTGTATATGTAGCAACCGCAATTGGAGCAACAAATGCATTCGCTTATGACTTACAAGCCGCTTGTTCTAGTTTCCTTTACGGAATGTCAACAGCAGCTGCTTATATCCAATCTGGAAGATACAAAAAAGTGCTACTTATAGGTGCCGATAAAATGTCTTCAATTGTAGATTATAAAGACAGAGCAACTTGCATTATTTTTGGAGATGGCGCAGGAGCTGTTTTGTTTGAACCAAATTATGAAGGTTACGGCTTACAAGATGAATACTTACGAAGTGATGGTGTTGGTCGTGATTTCTTGAAAATTCCAGCTGGAGGTTCCCTTCTTCCAACAACTATGGAAACCGTAAATGACAACAAGCACAATATCATTCAAGATGGAAAAACCGTTTTTAAATATGCGGTTACCAATATGGCAGATGCAAGTGAATTGATTCTTAAAAGAAACAATTTGACTAATGAAGATGTGAATTGGTTAGTACCACACCAAGCTAACAAACGTATTATTGACGCTACAGCTCATCGAATGAACTTAGAAGATGCCAAAGTATTGATGAATATTGAAAAATATGGAAATACAACTTCGGCTACATTACCTTTAGTACTATACGATTTTGAACATGTTTTCAAAAAAGGAGACACTATCATTTTCGCTGCTTTTGGCGGCGGTTTTACCTGGGGATCCATTTACCTAACTTGGGCTTACGATAAAAAATAA
- a CDS encoding DUF177 domain-containing protein, whose translation MSKTKEYVIPFVGLKLGKHKFEYQINNAFFEIFDYNEFQNSDIKVNVVLDKKSNLLEISFKHQGTVNVPCDLTNEDFDLPIKGKIKLIVRFGDSYNNDNEELLILPFGEFEIDITQYIYEMIVLSVPLRRVHPGIKDGSLNTEALTKLKELTIKEQKKEKEEEKEENIDPRWDKLKQLLTDK comes from the coding sequence ATGAGCAAGACAAAAGAATATGTAATTCCTTTCGTAGGATTGAAGCTAGGGAAACACAAATTTGAGTATCAAATTAATAATGCGTTCTTTGAAATCTTTGATTATAACGAATTTCAAAATTCAGATATCAAAGTAAATGTAGTTTTAGACAAAAAAAGCAACTTATTAGAGATTAGCTTCAAACATCAAGGAACCGTCAACGTACCTTGCGATCTTACAAACGAAGATTTTGATTTACCAATTAAAGGTAAAATAAAATTAATTGTTCGATTTGGAGATAGTTATAATAATGACAATGAAGAGTTGTTAATATTGCCTTTCGGAGAATTTGAAATAGACATCACTCAATATATATATGAGATGATTGTACTTTCAGTACCCTTAAGAAGGGTGCATCCAGGAATAAAGGATGGCAGTTTAAACACAGAAGCTTTGACGAAACTGAAAGAATTGACAATTAAAGAGCAGAAGAAAGAAAAAGAAGAAGAAAAAGAAGAGAATATAGACCCACGTTGGGACAAATTAAAGCAACTATTAACGGATAAATAA
- the accC gene encoding acetyl-CoA carboxylase biotin carboxylase subunit: MFKKILIANRGEIALRVIRTCREMGIKTVAVYSTADAESLHVKFADEAVCIGPPPSNLSYLKMSNIIAAAEITNADAIHPGYGFLSENAKFSKICQEHNIKFIGASPEMIDRMGDKASAKATMIEAGVPCVPGSVGILESFEQAAELANKFGYPVMLKATAGGGGKGMRAVWAPEDLLKAWEGARQESAAAFGNDGMYLEKLIEEPRHIEIQVVGDSYGKACHLSERDCSVQRRHQKLTEETPSPFMTDELRTKMGEAAVKAAEYIKYEGAGTVEFLVDKHRNFYFMEMNTRIQVEHPITEQVVDYDLIREQILVAAGVPISGRNYLPQLHAIECRINAEDPYNDFRPSPGKITTLHMPGGHGVRLDTHVYSGYTIPPNYDSMIAKLITTAQTREEAISKMRRALDEFVIEGIKTTIPFHRQLMDDARYIAGDYTTAFMDDFKMNDPE, encoded by the coding sequence ATGTTTAAAAAAATACTAATAGCAAATAGAGGAGAGATAGCACTACGTGTCATTCGAACTTGTAGAGAAATGGGTATCAAAACGGTAGCTGTTTATTCTACTGCAGATGCCGAAAGCTTGCACGTGAAATTTGCTGATGAGGCCGTTTGTATCGGACCACCTCCAAGTAACCTATCTTATTTAAAGATGTCCAATATTATTGCCGCTGCCGAAATCACAAACGCAGATGCAATTCACCCTGGTTACGGATTCCTTTCTGAGAATGCAAAGTTTTCTAAAATTTGTCAAGAACACAATATAAAATTCATCGGTGCATCTCCAGAAATGATTGACAGAATGGGTGATAAAGCTTCTGCAAAAGCCACGATGATCGAAGCTGGAGTTCCTTGTGTACCAGGTTCAGTTGGAATCTTAGAATCTTTTGAACAAGCAGCAGAATTAGCCAATAAATTTGGATATCCTGTAATGTTAAAAGCAACTGCCGGTGGTGGAGGTAAAGGAATGAGAGCTGTTTGGGCTCCAGAAGATTTACTAAAAGCATGGGAAGGTGCGCGTCAAGAATCAGCAGCCGCTTTCGGAAACGACGGAATGTACCTTGAAAAATTAATTGAAGAGCCACGTCATATCGAAATCCAAGTTGTTGGTGATTCATACGGTAAAGCATGTCACCTTTCAGAAAGAGACTGCTCTGTTCAACGTCGTCATCAAAAATTGACCGAGGAAACTCCTTCTCCTTTCATGACCGACGAATTGCGTACAAAAATGGGCGAAGCAGCTGTAAAAGCAGCAGAATACATAAAATACGAAGGTGCTGGAACTGTAGAATTTTTGGTTGACAAACACAGAAACTTTTACTTCATGGAAATGAACACTCGTATCCAAGTAGAGCACCCTATTACAGAACAAGTTGTTGATTATGACTTAATCCGTGAGCAAATCCTAGTAGCTGCCGGTGTGCCAATTTCCGGTAGAAACTATCTTCCACAATTGCATGCTATCGAATGCCGTATCAATGCTGAAGATCCTTATAACGACTTCAGACCGTCTCCAGGAAAAATCACTACGCTACATATGCCAGGTGGTCACGGAGTACGTCTTGATACACACGTGTATTCAGGTTATACGATTCCGCCAAATTACGATTCGATGATTGCCAAATTAATTACTACAGCCCAAACTCGTGAAGAAGCTATCAGTAAAATGAGAAGAGCATTAGACGAATTCGTAATCGAAGGTATCAAAACTACCATTCCATTCCACAGACAGTTGATGGATGATGCCAGATACATCGCAGGGGATTACACCACTGCCTTCATGGACGATTTCAAAATGAACGACCCCGAATAA
- a CDS encoding AraC family transcriptional regulator: MPIFYLYVKAVCHSDFQLKPKHLTLLIPFVIANLMFIPRLYLATSIESIYIYEHFKQMLEIRFFYILGELQYAFYIVLVFIILKKYKEIYLENYTNTNNSSYKWLFQMTVFFLIAHCIVLFKSAIRYTDYNVFLNSSNVIIGTIALLISCWFVLKALNNPDLFKGVDSNMLLVNEVVISTEKELVETPKSAEIASQIELVKKYVLENEPFLEPSLTIQELAKQVNIPVRDLSVLINHHMNQHFFDFINEYRIQKAMLILKDPSKNKLTILEILYEVGFNSKSSFNTAFKKYTNQTPTEFRNS, translated from the coding sequence ATGCCAATATTCTACTTGTATGTAAAAGCAGTTTGTCATTCAGATTTTCAATTAAAACCAAAACATTTAACGCTATTAATTCCGTTTGTAATTGCAAATTTGATGTTTATTCCAAGGCTTTATTTAGCAACTTCCATCGAAAGCATCTATATTTATGAGCACTTTAAGCAAATGTTAGAAATACGTTTTTTTTATATATTAGGGGAACTACAATATGCTTTTTATATTGTTTTGGTATTTATAATTTTAAAAAAATACAAAGAAATTTACTTAGAGAATTACACCAATACAAATAACTCATCGTACAAATGGTTATTTCAAATGACCGTATTTTTTCTAATTGCCCATTGTATTGTTTTATTCAAATCGGCAATAAGGTATACAGATTACAATGTCTTTCTTAACTCATCAAATGTAATTATTGGAACTATTGCACTACTTATAAGTTGTTGGTTTGTATTAAAGGCCCTGAACAATCCTGATCTTTTTAAAGGTGTTGACTCAAATATGCTATTGGTAAATGAAGTAGTTATTTCAACAGAAAAAGAATTAGTAGAGACTCCAAAATCGGCAGAAATTGCTTCTCAAATCGAACTTGTAAAAAAGTATGTTTTAGAAAACGAACCGTTTCTCGAGCCCTCATTAACGATACAAGAATTAGCTAAACAAGTTAACATTCCTGTTCGTGATTTATCTGTTTTGATTAATCATCATATGAATCAACATTTTTTTGACTTTATAAATGAATATCGAATACAAAAAGCGATGCTAATTTTAAAAGACCCGTCTAAAAATAAGCTTACTATTTTGGAAATTCTTTATGAAGTGGGTTTTAATTCGAAATCGTCTTTTAATACTGCTTTCAAAAAGTACACCAATCAAACACCTACAGAGTTCAGAAACTCCTAA